A window of the Gloeocapsa sp. DLM2.Bin57 genome harbors these coding sequences:
- a CDS encoding methionine adenosyltransferase: MSHYLFSSESVTEGHPDKVCDQISDTIVDALLAEDQHSRIAAEVVVNTGLVLITGEITSQAHVNFVDLARKKIAEIGYTDAKNGFCSNSCAVLLAIDEQSPDISQGVTLAKEQRDKLSEDELDQIGAGDQGLMFGYACNETPELMPLPISLAHRISRQLAYARKNGDLPYLRPDGKTQVTIAYEDGKPVGIDTILVSTQHTETIGEITATDAVQAKIKSDLWEVVVKPVFDDLELKPNNNTRYLVNPTGKFVIGGPQGDAGLTGRKIIVDTYGGYSRHGGGAFSGKDPTKVDRSACYACRYVAKNIVAAGLAEKCEVQVSYAIGVARPVSIMVETFGTSKVAQEKLLELVKAHFDLRPAGIIQVFNLRGLPGERQGRFYQDVAAYGHFGRNDLDLPWEQTDKAALLKEAAMSLAV, translated from the coding sequence TTGTCTCACTACCTATTTAGTTCAGAATCAGTAACAGAAGGTCACCCCGATAAGGTTTGCGACCAAATTTCCGATACTATTGTAGATGCTCTCCTGGCTGAAGATCAACATAGCCGTATTGCAGCAGAAGTTGTTGTTAATACTGGATTGGTCTTAATTACTGGAGAAATTACCTCTCAAGCTCATGTTAACTTTGTTGACTTAGCTAGAAAAAAAATTGCTGAAATTGGTTATACAGACGCTAAAAACGGTTTTTGCTCCAATAGCTGTGCTGTTTTACTCGCCATAGACGAACAATCCCCCGATATTTCTCAGGGAGTAACTCTAGCTAAAGAGCAAAGAGATAAACTCAGTGAAGATGAATTAGATCAAATCGGTGCGGGAGATCAAGGTTTAATGTTTGGTTACGCTTGTAACGAAACACCAGAACTAATGCCTTTACCTATTAGTCTAGCTCATCGTATCTCTCGACAATTAGCTTATGCTCGTAAAAACGGAGATTTACCCTATTTAAGACCTGATGGTAAAACTCAAGTAACCATTGCTTATGAAGATGGTAAACCCGTAGGCATAGATACCATATTGGTCTCCACTCAACATACAGAAACTATCGGTGAGATAACCGCAACTGATGCAGTACAAGCTAAAATCAAAAGCGATCTCTGGGAAGTAGTAGTTAAACCTGTATTTGATGATCTTGAGCTTAAACCCAATAACAACACCCGTTATTTAGTTAATCCTACTGGTAAATTCGTGATTGGTGGACCTCAAGGTGACGCGGGATTAACAGGACGTAAAATCATCGTTGATACCTACGGTGGTTACTCTCGTCATGGTGGTGGCGCTTTTTCTGGTAAAGATCCCACCAAAGTAGATCGCAGTGCTTGTTATGCTTGTCGTTATGTAGCTAAAAATATCGTGGCTGCAGGTTTAGCTGAAAAATGCGAAGTCCAAGTTAGTTACGCTATTGGTGTGGCTCGTCCCGTCAGTATCATGGTAGAAACCTTTGGTACAAGTAAAGTTGCCCAAGAAAAACTTCTAGAATTGGTTAAAGCTCATTTTGACCTACGTCCCGCGGGAATTATTCAAGTATTTAATTTACGCGGTTTACCTGGTGAACGTCAAGGACGTTTTTATCAAGATGTAGCAGCATATGGTCATTTTGGACGTAATGATTTAGATCTACCTTGG